From Venturia canescens isolate UGA chromosome 3, ASM1945775v1, whole genome shotgun sequence:
ATCTCGCTTTCGGTTTGTACTTGGAGATTATTAGGCCCGAAAGAAGAATGCCGAATGCGCTAAAGACGAGGCCGACGGTACCGGTTATCAGGGAAGACACCGAAGCCGACTGTTTGTACTGGGTCTCGATGTATTTCGGCATGAAGATCCAATAGGGCATGTAACCCATGAAGTAGAAGACGGTTGCTAGATTGTTGCACATGAGGGTGGTGTTGGTCAACAATCGTTTGAACGTTCTGAGCATGTCACTGATCGAAGCTGGCAGTTCGGGTTCTTGCGGTCCATCCTTTATGCTGGCTGCCGATTTGTTGCGCTCCAGAGCGATCATTTTTCGTGCTGCAGCTCGTGGAAGAGTCTTTGGAAAAAGGGCGATTACACTTGCGAAGAGAAAGAGTAGAATCGCAAGAATTATCCAGCCTAACCACCAAGCCCCGAGCCACCTGTCGGCGCAAAGGATTATCGTTATTCGGCAACCAGAGAAACAGTCATTGAGAAAAGCCTACCTTGGATCCTGCATATTGATTGTGGGACTCAACGTTGGACTGATGTAGAATTTGAGAGCGAACGAAGCCAATCCATAGCCAATTGCGGGTCCCAACATTCGGAGAAAGTACGAAACGCTTATGAGCATCGGtgttttcgacttttgtatgtTGTCGTCCATGTAAGACGTGCCAAGAGTATAATACAGTGAACCACCCACACCCGAGACGAGTTGAGCCATAAATAGCAAAACCTGCGGTGCGAAGTTGCCCTCTTCGTCCTCATGGCATTCGTTGCCACGACCTTCCTTCCCCAAACAAAGAAACTTTCGTTGTCTGTCGAATATTTTTGTGCTAGAATTTCCACTCATGTTTGTCGCTGGCCTCGAGCCATATTCCTTTGTTAATAGAAGAGCATCCTCGCCAGGTCCATAAAGGAAATGTGGAAGCATCGTCAGGCAGCAAAACAGCACAACCTACAATGATCATTGAAACAtcatttcttttcgtttcctcattttctttttaaattataaataaataaacaatgtCAATCCTACGAACGTCTTCGgatttgaaaaacagttgGAAAGCCTCGGCAGagcgaaaatataaataaaatatacacGAGCGTCGCTGAGCTTTATCAAACGTTATCTCGTCTGGTTGAGTCTCTATCAGTTTGTCTTATACGACGTGTTTTGAGCATTTCGTGTAGCGCCAATAAGAAGATCGGATCGATAACGAAGTCGgcacttttattttcattgtcatCGATGTTCGATTCGCGCGATGAAATTAATGCCAATCAGTCGCGAAAAAAGATTAAGCCTATTGAATTCTCAGATTAATATCTGCACAGGGATATTCATCGTCCTTGGATGGAgatataatatataatattgtGCGAATAAACAGGCTGCTATGTGGTGTTACATCTTTGTGTTCTCGAGATCTACGACCTTCCCGCTACATTTGTCGCGTGTGTTTCGTGACTTAGTGAATGAAGCTCGAACCAGAGCTAACTTTTGCTAGATACACGTATATAATTAGAGCATAGGGACAGAGATAGGCGTGAATGCTCGTAGGCTTGGATCTACGATATTCGCTGCATGCTTGCCACTTTAGCGTCAGTCGCTATTACGTCGGCCAATTCGAACAGCTGTCCCTCGCATACTAACCCTATTATTGTCGTTATCATTATAAACGTTGTTATAGTTAAGATTTCagcaacaaaaagaaaaacaatttctgcCAAATCGCCATATCCGggcgaatttcattcgttttatcGCGGCTTATCACtttcgttcgaaatttcaaaacgggAGACATAAACTACTGATTGGAATCATGCTCGTCTTCGAAAGTccgataaaatttgaaaaaaaaggaaaaataaaatgaaactcACCGAATAAATACCAACGGCGATCCATCTTGGCCTGTGTCCTCTCCCCGCGTAATAAGACAGAACGACCGATACGAAAAGTTGCGAAATGTCATTGCCAACGGTTATGAGACCTAAACATTTTTAGATACATCATGGAATTTCATGATAATAAACGCGATTGGATCACGGTCTTCTCTTACAGAATACAAAATCGACAGAACAAGACAAATTAACAAAACTAATGACccaaacaaatattttaattGCTTTATTTATCGTTATCTTTCATAAACGACTCACCAAGTCATTAAGCAATCTGAACGAAATCGATGTTAGTTTAGACTGATACGGAATGACCCCAACCAGAGGTCGGTTAATAAAAACACAAACTCACCAGTTGTCTTGGACGGTATTTTGAACCTCTTCTCGATGGTCGTAATCGTTCCATTGAAGTAGGCGTAACTAGCCGAGAATATGCAGCCAAGTACACCGTAAAGAAAAACGTAAGCTTTTTTATTAGCGAAACGTTGAAGATTGGGACCCTTGAAGCACCATATGCCGCAAGAAGTCTCATCAGTGATGGGTATAcccttaaaaaattcatcgatatcACGACCAGTGAGCGGTGTACTCGGCGTGACTGGTGGAGTCGGTGGCACTTTCAACAGTTTAACGCTTTCCGGGTTTGTTTTCTCGTTATTTATCGCATTACTCGTCAAATTCTCTGTGTCCTTCATGGTTCCGTTCGAGATTCGATTATTCatatatgaaaaaagttatttatgCGCTAACAGAAGCAAGtgtatgaaataataattatatctAACGACAGGTCCGCACTCGGTCACAAAATTCCGACACTCTCACTTATTctgctttttctttttgtgtaCGCCCTCGATTATCCACTACGGGATGATcacttattttatttttcgttccgTCAACATAGATCGATGACAACGGCAAAACGTTTTGCAGGATCTATCGTGTAAGCTCCGACGATCCTTGGCATTTTGTTCGCCCCCTTCTTTCACGATAATccgcgatttttcaaatccatcATGTCCGCATGTTTACAAACACGCCCAGCTACGAGTAATACGTAATGACAGAGTTATATTCGCCAAAAAGACGTGTTAGAAATAAcgattggaaagaaaaataaataaataagcaaGCTCGCGCACCACCTACCGTCGAGAGGGCAACGCGCGAAGCGCGAGAGCGAAATTCTTCTCTCGCCCAAGAGGCAAAAGCTCCAACTACCTCTGAAACAAGGAAGATCACGAAGACTACTCTCTACGAGATCTCTTTAGGGCTATCTTTTAACTCGTGCGggaggaggaggggggggggaggaaggGGTAAGGGCGCTTTTAGCGTGGCCCCAATGAATTTGCGCGTCCGCGAACGCTCGATATCCTTTCACAACTGAGGTTCAGAGCCGCGTGTAACAAGACGTGTTTTAAAATCGGACGTCAATCTTTTGATACTCGTGCATTACCCCTCCCCCCATTCAGCCTGTTTGCCCTGTTTCTTGCTCCGTATTAACGTCCACGTGAAGACCCCAAGTCGTGCATATGCGCGACGTCTCATTCGTGAAGAGCAAGGTAGATAAGACCGAAGCAAGATAGACTTCTATGTTCATCTATATACAGCCTTGTACAAAAGTGTTATGCACCTTGCGCCTCTTTGATCCGCACAAAAACATAACGGAATTTAATGTGGAGGGCATTTTGAAGCGGACgtcatttccttttttttttaataattttgaagatttttttagtCTCCTTTATTTACGTATCCTCGATCATGGCTATTTCGTTACAGTGGACCAGCTGCTGGGCTCTAAAGAAGCTATTTCGAGTTGCTtaggtttttctccaaattttcgagaaaagatAAACTCATGgagttttaaatattttatgtGATTGGCAGAGACTTGCatttagtttttcttttacaatttACCAAAATTTCTTCAGATACATACTTTCTCCAAAGTTTTTCTCTGACTTCATTTGTGGTTGACAATCAAAAACTCGTCATTATTAGCATGACTTAGGAATTAAGCGGTTCTAACAGGAATATCACGACAATGAAAAGCGTCactgttcattttttattgcttctGCGAGTGCACCAACGTCGAAGACCATTGGGCTGAAAAAATCGCAAGCCATGCTCGAAGATACGTATCGAGTGCAGAGAGCATCGCAAAAGTTTTCCAAACAAGCAAAGCTAAGCTGGAATTGTCTGACTCCGAACGGCGCTTATTAAATTCCCagttacgatttttttctactgagATATTCAACCCTTCCTGCGGATTCAACGGCTCCAGGGTGCTCAATACTTTTGCACAAAGCTGTATATGCATGCATGAATGATGTATACGAGACCGTGAAGTAGTAAGGGACACGCAATGACTTGGTTCGTTGTATATATCATCGTAGTAGCAAGATTTGTCGCTGTGTCGGGGAAGAATTCGTCTAGTAGTGTAAGTATGTTCCATCGAGTttcgtgtgtatatatatatttagggATCCACACTCGTGAATCCACCTCACGTCTTCCTAACGACAATCGAGCTCTCGTGTGCTCTCGCGTCGACGTCGTTGATTATCTTCCTGTCCTTTTCTCGCGATCtctctcaatttttcttccttcccctctctctttctctgggcCGCGGTATTAAGAACAAATACTTATCGACCAGGCTGTGACTCGAACCCTCCCGCGCCTCATCCTCCAATCACCCTTGAATCGATCGAATCGCTTCTGTATAAATTTCcacttgtcaatcgtgataatgaaaatattcgcaTTTTTGTCGAGGAGTAATCTTAACTTCTCTCACATCTTACCGTTCTCTTGATCCGTCTCAGAATTATCGCGATCCGTAATTGATTGGCGTCTCAAATAAAAAGTTCATGCGAGTACGGATTTCGGGAGTGTTCATTATCGTTTTACCATCTCCAATGGAAATAAATGACAATCGTTTAATTTAATAGCTTAATTCATTGAAAAGCACTCAATTTATGCTCCCTGTCGGGCCAACTTTCACCCACTTTGCACCGTAGTGCATTTGTGATCTCATCCATGTTGGCTATACTCGAGCGCTTTTCAATGTTTATCCGCTCGTTGAACAACTTACGAAATCGAGTGTACGCGATATTAGCGA
This genomic window contains:
- the LOC122407785 gene encoding solute carrier organic anion transporter family member 74D-like; this translates as MNNRISNGTMKDTENLTSNAINNEKTNPESVKLLKVPPTPPVTPSTPLTGRDIDEFFKGIPITDETSCGIWCFKGPNLQRFANKKAYVFLYGVLGCIFSASYAYFNGTITTIEKRFKIPSKTTGLITVGNDISQLFVSVVLSYYAGRGHRPRWIAVGIYSVVLFCCLTMLPHFLYGPGEDALLLTKEYGSRPATNMSGNSSTKIFDRQRKFLCLGKEGRGNECHEDEEGNFAPQVLLFMAQLVSGVGGSLYYTLGTSYMDDNIQKSKTPMLISVSYFLRMLGPAIGYGLASFALKFYISPTLSPTINMQDPRWLGAWWLGWIILAILLFLFASVIALFPKTLPRAAARKMIALERNKSAASIKDGPQEPELPASISDMLRTFKRLLTNTTLMCNNLATVFYFMGYMPYWIFMPKYIETQYKQSASVSSLITGTVGLVFSAFGILLSGLIISKYKPKARYLAAWNVMVGAVSVMGMISYAFLGCSANDNQMAVQSDGALKTHLTCNEPCHCDYVTYNPVCSEEGQTFISACHAGCRGLKTDEYGNKIYTDCNCVRPQKNDELSYVAANWSTIPTNFPFEKTTEFYAKSDNPSLGTAVPGSCPVDCMHKFYVFLAVVCLLKFSGATGRASNFLVSVRCVDEKDKTVAMGFGLTIMSLFAFIPSPILFGFILDKTCIVWGKTCSGTGNCWLYNGEALRYLLNFTAASFVTIGTLFDVGVWYYVKDVKIFDEEIELEQIADDPGETIVT